From the genome of Deferribacteraceae bacterium V6Fe1:
TCTATATCAGATATTTTTAAGTTTATTAATTCACTACGCCTTAAACCTGCAGAATAAATCAACATTAAAATGCTTTGATGCTTAATGTTATTACAAGAATCAAAAAGCCTTTTAACTTCTTCTTTGCTAAGCACTTTTGGTAATTTATGTTCTTTCTTTGGCCTATATAATGTATAATATTGTTTTTCCCTACCCAGTACTTTTTCATAATAAAATTTAATAGCATTTATCCTTTGATTTTGCTGACTAATGGAAATATTTTTTGTTTTGATTAAATCAAGAATATACTTATTTATTTCTTCTGTTTTAACATCTTCTAAATTTGAATTTTTGAAAAAATTATAAAAATCTTTAACATAATTACAATAAATATCTATTGTATTTTCACTATATCTTTTTTGAGTTAGACGATTTTTATATTGTTCTAAAATTTCATTCATACAACTATGCTTTACCTGATTTTAAACGCATAACACCTAGCATCACCAGCAGAAAAAAGCAGAGCGACGAAGGAGCGGCGCTTTTTGCTGTCCGAGTGCATGCGATTTTTATGCCTATAATACTTTTAAGCCTCTCATTCGCTTTAATGC
Proteins encoded in this window:
- a CDS encoding site-specific integrase — its product is MNEILEQYKNRLTQKRYSENTIDIYCNYVKDFYNFFKNSNLEDVKTEEINKYILDLIKTKNISISQQNQRINAIKFYYEKVLGREKQYYTLYRPKKEHKLPKVLSKEEVKRLFDSCNNIKHQSILMLIYSAGLRRSELINLKISDIDSERMIVNIKGAKGKKDRMSLLSENMLKVLRDYYIAYKPKVYLFEGQTGGKYSPTSVANILKKAASNAGIKKKVTPHMLRHSFATHLLEQGTDLRYIQELLGHNSSKTTEIYTHVSKKAIDKIRNPIDDFFE